From the Mammaliicoccus sciuri genome, the window AACTATATTGGCGCATTGATATTTGCCTCTTCATTATTAATACTCGCTCTTGTCGCAATATTTATGAGCATAAGACCATATCAACCTAAAAGTTAGAGTAGTGCAAATATACATTTTTATAAAGCGTTTACATTTTTGAAAGAATGATTTATAATTAAAACTGGTTATAACCAGTTGGAATAGGAATGATTGAGATGTTAAAAAATACACATTTATATTATCAAGTTTATGCAAAAATTAAAGATAAGATTATTTCAGGTGAATACAAAGAAGGAGACAAGTTACCTTCAGAACGAAAGCTTTGCGATGAATACGAAGTTAGCAGAATAACGATTAGAGAAGCGCTAGATAACTTAGAAGCAGAAAGTTTAATTCAAAGAGAGCATGGTAAAGGGTCTTTTGTATTAGGTAATCAATATAATCAGAAGATGAACAATCTATATAGCTTCAAAGATGAAGTTGAAAAAAGCGGCGACAAAGCAAGTACAAAGGTAATAAGTATTCAAAGAGTAAAGCCTAGTATTTATATTCAAGAAAAAATGCAGCTCAAATCATTTCAAGAAGTGTATGAACTTAAAAGGTTAAGATTAGCCAATGATAAACCGTTAGTATTTGAGACTAGCTACTTACCTTTAAAGAATTGCGAAGGGTTAGATCGATTTGATTTTAATGAAGTATCATTATACGAAACATTAAATACGCATTACCAAATTCAAATCAATCATGCTTATGAAACATTAACAGCAAAAAATATAACTAAAGAACAAGCGCAACATTTAGAAAAACATGTTAATGATCCATGTATGTTTATAGAAAGATATAGTTTTGTAAATGATGAGATTATTGAGTACACAGAGAGTGTTGCAAGCGGTAAAGACTATAAGTACACAGTAGACTTAATATAGTCTTTATATATACAAACTGGTTATGACAACATTACCAATATTGGAGGGGAAAGTATTGTTAAACACAACGGACACATATTCGGAGATTAAACAACAACCTGAAATGTGGCAATTAACAGAAGAAATTATTAAAGATATTAAATCAGATTTTGATGAATTTATTAAAGATATAGAGAAAAATGCAACTGGGAAGTTAAAGGTACTATTTACGGGTGCAGGGTCATCAGCGTATGTCGGAGATATTTTAAGAACAGCAATTGATACGAAACATCTGCCTAAGTGGGATTTTGAATCTGTACCAACGACACACTTTGTTACGAGTCCTGAAGCGTATATAGATTCAGAAACGACGTATTTAATTGTGTCATTTGCTAGATCTGGTAATAGTCCTGAAACGAAAGCCACGATTGATTTAATCGAGCAATTATCAGATAACGTACATCATCTATTTATCACAAATAATAAAAGTGGTTATTTAGCAACAGAAGAAAGTTTAAAACATGTTTTTAAAGTGATTCTGCCTAAACAAACAAATGATAAATCGCTAGCAATGACATCAAGCTTTTCTTCAATGCTTGTAGCAGGTTATTTATTATTTAATGGATCGATTACGAATGGCTTTTATGATACTGCAGACTCGCTATTTGATTATTTGGAAGAACTAGCAGATCAAACATTACAAAAATCATTTGAAAAAGTATTTTACGTAGGAACTGGTTTGTTAGGTGAACTTACTAAAGAAGTTAGCTTAAAATTAAACGAACTAACAGGCGGTCATGTTGAGATTGCTAGAGAAACGACATTAGGGTTTAGACATGGTCCTAAAGCAGGACTAAAGAAAGGGTCTATTTTTATATTGCTTAGAAGTAATGAAATGTATAAACGTGACTATGAAAGTGATTTGTTGCATGAAGTAAATAAAGTTAAAGATAAGTATCAGTTGCTTGTCTTAGATGGTCAATCTTCAGAAGAAAGTACACAAATACCGAATATTGAGGATTATAACGACTTTGAAATAGGGCTGATTTATTTAATGTTTGGTCAATTACTAGCAAGCAAAAAATCTATAGAACTTGGCTTGAATCCTGATAATCCGAGTCCAGATGGCTTTATCAATCGTGTTGTTAAAGGGGTAACAATATATTCATATAGCTAAAGGGTGAGAAGAATGATTTTGACCAATACATTAAATCCATCTATCGATATCAGCTATCAAGTTGAAAGTCTTGAAATTGGGGCGGTGCATAGACCAACGTAAATGATTAAAAATGCTGGCGGTAAAGGTATAAATGTAACGAAAGTTCTAGATGATTTAGGTGCAGACGTGATAGCTACAGGTTATTTAGGTGGAACGAATGGACAGTGGATTCAAACACAACTCGAACAAAGAAATATTCAGCTTCAATTCATAGATATAGAAGATAATACAAGACAGTGTATTGCCATTAACGATGGTGAACATCAAACGGAAATTCTTGAAGGTGGACCTGAAGTATCAGAAGCATCGCAAGCGTTGTATCTTAAACAATTGGAGGATATTGCGCATCAGTACAAAGTTGTAACCATCAGTGGAAGCACACCTAAGTTAATGAATCAGTCAAAGACTGCATATATGATTAAAATTTTAAATACATTAACGAATAGTTACAACATTGTCGATATAGATGGACAATCGTTAAAAGGAATTTTAGGACAGAATGCTCATATTTATGCGATAAAGCCTAACCAATCAGAATTTGAAGACTTAGTTAATCAGAAGGGGTTAAGTCACCAAGACATTATCAAGATTCTTAAAACAAATCAGTTGTTTAAAGATGTGGACGTATTTGTAACGCTTGGTTCTGAAGGTGCGATTATTAAATTGAAAGAGACGATTTACAAAGCAACTTTACCAAACATAAATGCGGTTAATCCTGTAGGTTCAGGAGATGCTACTGTAGCAGGTATCGCTTATAGTATGAAGCATGATTTAGATCCTGTAACGACAATTCAAACAGCTTTAGCGTGTGGTACATCAAATGCGATGAAGGCTGCAACGGGAAAAATCATTCAACAAGAAGTGGATGATTTAATCAAAAAAGTGGGAGTGGAGAAATTAGGATGACAAATAAAGATATTAATAAACTCGTCGATGACAAAGGGATATTCGCTGCAATTGCTGTTGACCAAAGAGGGGCACTCAAAAGATTACTAGGTGAACAAGGAACGGATGACAACGTTGCATTATTTAAAAAGCTTGTATCTGAAACACTTTCGCCAAGTGGTTCTAGTATTCTATTAGACCCTGAATATGGTAAAGATGGCATACAAGCTAAGGCTAAAGATGCTGGATTAATTTTAGCTTATGAACAAACTGGATACGATAAATCAGTAGTCGGTAGAATACCAAGATTAGTTGAAGGTATGTCTGTTAAACAATTAAAAGAGATGGGTGCTGACGGTATTAAATTACTCATCTATTATGACGTCGATGAGCCGGATGATATTAATGATGTAAAGAAAGATTTAGTGCAACAAGTTGGACAAGAAACGGTCGAAGAGAATATTCCATTCCTATTAGAAATCTTAACTTATGATGATCAAATAGGTGATGAAAAAGGTCGATCGTATGCTCAAGTTAGACCACATAAAGTGATAGAGGCGATGAAAGCTTTTAATGATGAAAAGTATAACGTCGATGTACTTAAAGTTGAAACACCCGTTAATATGAACTATGTCGAAAGTTTTGCAGAAGACTATGTCTTTAGTAAAGATGAAGCGGCATCATATTTTAAAGAACAAGACAGCGCAACTTCAATACCTTACATATATTTAAGTGGGGGATTAACTTCACAACAATTTAAAGATACACTTGTCTTCGCACATGAAAATGGTGCGCATTTCAATGGTGTATTGTGTGGACGTGCAACATGGCAAGGTGAAACTGTTGTACTCAAAGAACAAGGTCAAGAAGCTGCTAAAGAATGGTTGAACAGTGAAGGCATTCATAATTTAAAAACGCTCAATGACATCATACAGAAGACAGCAACTCCAATAAGATAAACAAAGAACAGGTGGTGTAAAGATGCATAAATTTGAAATTAACACTGATTTCTTATTAGACGATAAACCTATTCAAATACTGTCTGGTGCCATTCATTATTTTAGAGTTCCTAAAGATGACTGGTATCATTCGTTATACAATTTGAAAGCACTCGGTTTTAATACAGTTGAAACCTATATTCCGTGGAATTATCACGAACCTCGGGAAGAACATTTTGAATTTGGTGGCGAAAAAGATATTCAACACTTTATTCAATTGGTTGAAGAATTAGGTCTGTATGTGATTATAAGGCCATCTCCATTTATATGTGCTGAATGGGAATTTGGTGGTTTACCTTCATGGTTGCTCAATTACAAAGACATGAGAATCCGTTCGTCAGACCAACGATTTATCGATAAAGTAGACCGATATTATACACAATTATTTAAAATTTTAAAGCCGTTACAAATTGATCATAATGGACCGATTATCATGATGCAGATTGAAAATGAATATGGCTCATTCGGTGAAGATAAATCATATTTAAATATGATTAAAGATTTAATGATTAAACATGGTACAACAGTGCCGCTATTTACTTCTGATGGTGGATGGGCACAAACGTTGAGAGCGGGCAGTATGGCTGAAGATAATATTTTACCAACCGCTAACTTTGGATCTAAGACGGATTTAAACTTTCAAAATTTAAAATCATTCCATGAAGAATTTCAGAAAAAATGGCCACTCATGTGTATGGAATTTTGGGATGGTTGGTTTAATAGATGGGGCGATGACATTATTAAACGAGAAAGTGATGATTTAGTTGCCGAAGTAAGAACTTGCGTTCAACAAGGACATATCAATTTATACATGTTTCATGGTGGTACGAATTATGGATTTTGGAACGGTTGTTCAGCTAGAGGTACGGTAGATTTACCTCAAATTACTTCTTATGACTATGATGCACCACTTAATGAAATGGGCAATCCGACTCAAAAGTATTATGATTTGCAGAAAATGCTTAAAGAAGAAATACCACATATCGAGCAATCAGAACCTTTAATAAAAGATTTTATTGAATTGGATCACATTCAACTACAAGATAAAGTCAGTTTGTTTAATGTTCTAGATGAAATATCGTATAAGACGACTGCTAAATATCCAGAGACGATGGAAGAAGCGGGTGATGGACTTGGTTACATGCTTTATCGTACGAAAATACACAAAGATTCACCAGTTGAAAAATTTAGAATTGTTGATGCACGAGATAGAGTAAAGATGTATATCGATGGTGAACATGTTTATACGGCATATCAACAAGAAATCGGGGATGCTTTTGAAGTTGATTTACATTCAGAAGAACCTCAAATCGATATACTCGTTGAAAATATGGGGCGTGTAAATTATGGATATAAATTGCTTGCGAGTACACAAAGAAAAGGGTTAGGACAAGGTTTAATGCAAGATTTGCACTTTGTTCAAGACTATGAACAATTCCATATTCAATTACAGCAACTAAAAAAAGAGCATTTTGAAAAGGAATGATTAAAAATACTCCTGCATTTTACAGGTATGTGTTTACGTTAAATGAAGCAAACAATACGCATATTGATGTAAGCGCTTTCTCGAAGGGCGTGGTATTAGTGAATGGCGTGAACATAGGTAGATATTGGAATGTTGGACCAACAGCATCCTTATATATATCAAAAGCACTGCTTCATGAAGGGGAAAACGAAATTATTATTTTTGATACTGAGGGGACATATAACCAAGAAATTAATTTGGTGAAAGAACCAAAATTTATTCAAAAAAAAGGGAGAGATTTAAATGACAATTATAGCGAATAGAATTGATGGTAGGCTGATTCACGGGCAAGTAGCAAATTTGTGGACGACAAAACTAGATATTACAAGACTTATGGTTATTGATGATGTTGTCGCAGAAAGTACAGTAGATAAAAGTGGACTTAAATTAGCAACGCCAGCTGGTGTTAAATTAAGTGTATTACCTGTTAAAAAGGCAGCAGATAACATACTAAATGGTAAATATGACTCTCAAAGATTAATGGTGATTGCCAAAGGACCTGATCAATTTTTAGAACTTGTAAACTACGGTGTAAAAATTGATGAGTTAAATGTTGGTAATATGTCTCAAACGAATGAAACAAGATCAATTAAACGTTCGATTAATGTTACGGATAAAGATATTGAAACATTTAAAGAACTTAATAACAAAGGTATTCGAATTATTTCGCAAATGGTTCCAAATGATAATAGTGAAGATTTCATGTCATTGATTAAATAATATTTAAACAAAAAGGGGTTTTTAATTATGGAAATATTATGGTGGCAAGTACTGCTTTTAACATTATATGCGGGTTATCAAATATGGGATGAGCTTCATCTTTATTCTTCAATAAGCCAACCCGTATTCGCAGGTTTAATTGCAGGGGTAATAATGGGAGATGTAACAACTGGTTTAATTATCGGTGGTAGCATGCAGTTAACAATTTTAGGGGTTGGTACATTCGGAGGTGCATCTAGAATTGATGCCAACTCAGGTACAATTTTAGCGGTAGCTTTCTCAGTTGCATTAGGTATGCAACCGACGCAAGCAATTGCTACATTAGCCGTACCTGTTGCGAGTTTGATGATTCAAACAGATATTCTAGCTCGATTTACAAATACATTCTTTGCACATCGTATAGACGCTAAAATCGAACAAATGGATTATAAAGGAATTGAACGTTATTATATTGCAGGTATTATTCCATGGGCATTATCAAGAATGATTCCAGTATTCTTAGCATTAGCTTTTGGTGGTTCTGTCGTTAAAACAGTTGTGAATTACTTGAACGCTGACATGAAGTGGCTTGGAGATGGATTAACAACTGCAGGAGCTGTACTACCAGCAGTCGGTTTTGCAATCTTATTAAGATACTTACCTATTAAGAAACATTATATGTATTTCATTTTAGGATTTGTATTAACAGCGTTATTAGCTACAGTATTTGATGGTATGAGTGGTTTAGGTACAGCTGTATCAGGACTTGATAAGAAATTTGATGCGGTATTCAATCCTCTACCTATGTTAGCCATTGCGTTAATCGGTTTTTCATTTGCTGCAATGGAATACAAACGTACTTCTTTAGCAAAACCAGTACAATCTGGAGAAATGAATACTTCTAATTCTCAAAATGATGATGAAGGGGAGATTGAAGATGACGAACTATAATCAAAATGTTGATCCTAAAGAACAAAATGTCACAACAGAAGGTCAGTATAAATTAACTAAAAAAGATTTTAGACAAATTAATAGAAGAAGTTTATTAGGCTTCCAAGCCGGATGGAACTATGAACGTATGCAAGGATCTGGCTATTTATATATTATGCTTCCACAATTACGTAAAATTTATGGTGACGATACACCAGAACTAAAAGAAATGATGCATACACATGCTCAATTCTTCAATACGAGTAACTTTTTCAATACAATTGTGACGAGTATTGATGTCGCGATGGAAGAACAAGAACAAATTAAATCTAAAGAATCTGTAAGTGGTATGAAAGTAGGTTTAATGGGACCATTCGCCGCAGTAGGTGATTCTATATTCGGTTCATTAATTCCAACAATATTTGGGGCGTTAGCTGCCAATATGGCGATTAACGGAAATCCTTTTGGTGCTTTTATATGGTTAGCAGCACAAATTGCTGTTATGGTCTTCAGATGGAAACAATTAGAATTTGCATACAAAGAGGGTATATCATTAGTAACAACGATGCAACATAAGCTCGAATCCTTAACAAATGCCGCTACATTACTCGGGGTATTTATGGTCGGAGCACTCGTCGCCACGATGGTTAAAGTTCAATTTGCTTGGGAACCAAAAATTGGTGATTTAACGGTTAATATTCAAAATAATGTCGATATGATCTTACCAAAATTATTACCACTAGCAATTGTATTAGGTGTTTATTGGTTATTAGGCAAAAAACATATGAATTCAACACGTGCAATCTTTATCGTTATCATTGTAACGGTTATATTATCTGCATTAGGCGTATTAGCAAAAATTTAATCAATAGGAGTTTTCACGATGGGAAAATTAATTTTAGCAAGTCATGGTTCAATGTGTGAAGGTTTAAAAGAAAGTGTCGAAATGATATTAGGACCACAAGATAATATTGAAACTGTTGCACTTTTGCTAGATGAAGGACAAGAAGAATTTGAAAAGAAATTTCTAGCAGCAATCAATGATTAAGAAGTAACTGTATTTACAGATTTACTAGGCGGTACACCAGCCAATGTCATTTCTAAAACTTTAATGACTGGAAAAAAGTTTGATTTATATGCCGGAATGAATTTACCTATGGTTATAGCATATTTAAATGGTGAAATGCTCAATCAAGAAGCGGACATCATTAATGAAACACAAAAAAGTATCGTAAAAGTAAATGATTTACTACAAGACTTAGACGAAGATGATGAATAACGATTAAAATTAGTCAATAAATGCTGCTATCCTTTATAATAAAGTAAAGATAAAAATGAGGGATGCATAATGAAAAATGAAAAAATATATGACATGCCAGTATCAAGTGTTTATCCACATTACGTCACAAAAGCTGAGAAAAAAGTAAAACAAAAGCAGACGTAGATGAAATCATCATTTGGTTAACAGGTTATAGTCAAGAATCATTAGAACAGCAATTAGAGTATAAAACTGATTTTAGAACATTTTTTGAAGAAACACCAAATATGAATCCAAATCGTAAACTGATCAAAGGCGTCATATGTGGCATAAGAGTTGAAGAAATCGAAGAACCACTTATGCAAGAAATTAGATACTTAGACAAATTAATAGATGAGTTAGCGAGAGGAAAGAAAAAAGAAAACATATTTAGGTGAATATAAAGTAAAAGCATGGGGCAATCTCCCATGCTTTTTTTAATGATATGCTATCCAAAGTGTCCATTGATCTTTTTCTATTATCGGAGAATGGTCTACTACATATATAGGAAATTGTGCTACAAATGATTTTAATTCTTGATCTGATAATTCAAATAGAATACTACGACCTTTTCTTGATAAATAATCATGCTGTAAGGATTCTATCGTTGCATATGATTGTCTAATTTCATTAATTTTTAAAGTTTCAACATTATTAAATCCAACATCATATAATGCCTTTGTAACATCTGCTTCTGAATGTCTTCTCTTTGAATCAAAATCCCGAAGTCTTGGAAAGTGCTCATATAAATATCCGCGTAGATTGTTTGAAGAAGCGGGAATCGCTAAATCTTCAATAGTTCGATCTTGAATGACAAATATGCTGTTATCTTTTAGAATACGCTTTGTTTCTAAAAAAGCTTTTTGTAAATCTTGAATATGATGAATGAGTGCTCTTGAAAGTATAAAATTCTGTGACTGGTTGGCTAAGTGATTATTGAATATATCTCCAACTTCAAATTGTATATGACTATTATAAGATTGTTCTTTAGCTGATGAGATCATTACTTCAGATTGGTCTATACCTAAGACATGCTTGAATCCAAATTTACTTAATTGATTTGTGTAAATGCCGCCGCCACACCCGATGTCTAGTGCATTATTCTTATCAATATTAGATTGCTTGATGATGCTACTTATCAAAGTTACCCAATTATAATCAACCTTTCGTCCACTATACATATACTTATTATGCTTATCATGAAAAATATTATTCAAAATATCATCCCCTTTCCTTACACCATACACCTAAATGGATAGTTGTAATAATACACATAACTTATGAATAGCTATAACAAGGAGTTAATTTCAATATGATAAAATAAAATTAATATGAATACGGAGTGATGAGAATGGAGACTTGGGATTTATATGATGAAAATAGGCAGTTATTAAATGAAACGATGACAAGAGGAAATGTAGTACCTGCTAATCGATATCATCTTGTGATTCACGTCTGTATTATTAATAAACAAGGACAATTACTAATACAAAAAAGAAGAGATAACAAACAAGGATGGCCAGGTAAGTGGGATTTTTCAGCAGGAGGTAGCGCTGTTCAAGGTGATACAAATAGAGATGCAGCAGAACTAGAAACATATGAAGAACTAGGTATTAAATTAGACTTATCTAATCGAAGACCACATTTCACAATTAATTTTGACGACGGATATGATGATTTTTTCATAGTTCATCAAGAGATAAATATAGAAAAACTAAACTTTCCAACAGAAGAAGTACAAGAAGTAAAATGGGTTACAAAAGATGAATTATTAGAGATGATTAAAGAAGGTTTATTTATTCCGTATAGGAATAGTCTTATAGAATTTATATTTGAAATGAATATCGGTTTAGGATCAATACGTGAGTAAAGAAACAGTTTAACTGTTTCTTTTTTTTTGTGTAAATTTTATTATATAAATAAAATATTCAAAATAGTCAGACTCTATTTTGAAACATGTTTAAGTTTATGGCAATAAATTTTGGATATTTTATATTTGAACATGTTAAATCTTGATAAATATTGATAATAATATATATTTTGATGTATAAATCAAATCATATAAATACTATTAATTGGTTTAATTTATTTTATTTACTCCTTAAATGTAATTTTATAACAGTTGGAAAACCTTATATAAATATAGCTACATTGTATAATATTAGTTTTGGTGTCAAAAAATATGGTGCAAAATTAAAATTATATAGTAATATTAAGTTGTATTTAAATAATTTGAGAGGAGTAAAATATGAGAGAAAAGAGAAGATACTCGATACGCAAATTCACGGTAGGAGCAGGATCTGTTTTAATAGGTTTAACGCTGTACTCGGGATTAAATACAGTAGAAGCAAGCGAAAATAATTATGAAACATCTATCAAGATTTCGGATAATGCATCAGATGATTCTGATGATAGTGATCAGGACAGTGATGCAATACAGGAAAGTAGTTTGAATTCTGAACAACAACAATCTACTTTAAAATCAACTGAACAAGATTCGAAAGTCAATGTTACTAGTAATAATACGGGAAATGAATTAAATGAATCAGAAGTACAAGAACCAACTTCAGAACAAGAGAATAGTAATAGTTCTAATGTTGCAGAAGATTCATCTGAAGTAATAAATAATGAAGAAGTAACAAATGATCAAGGGGAAGCTACATATGACGGTCAACCGTCTCAAGAGCATCCAGTAAGTAATAATGAATCAAAAGATACAAATAATCAAAATTCAGGCGAAACAACGGTAGATCAAACTGAACAAGGGACTGAATCAGAAGAATCTTCAACTGATGATCAAAATGTAGAAGACAATACTAAAGATGACATTGATCAATCAAATAATGGACGTCCCCCAGAAAATAGTGAGAATGAAGAAAATGCTACAGAAGTAGACGGCAGTGAGAATGTGGAAGATACAACATCAGAAGATAAAGGTGAAATTACTGACGATGTTTCTGAAGCAGATGAAGACAGCGCATCAAACTCTGAGGAAACATCTGAAGATGATACAGCTACAAAAGATGATTTAGAAGATAATTCAGAGAAAAAAGACAGTGATAATGCTGAAGAACCAAGTAATGAAAAAGATACTACAAAAGATGACGTAGATGCAAATAAAGATACAGATAAAGATGTTGCATCTGATAATGAAATCAAAGAAGATGAGTCTGAAAAAAATACAGACGAAAAGGTAGAAACATCAAAAGATGAGTCTCTACCTAAAGGTATAACGAATAATACACAAACCGAAGCTTCAAATAAGAGAATGGTGAGTGTTAGTCCTTATGCAGCAATAAATATACTTGGTGGTTTGGACTTAGACGCATCCCACAATGATGGGAAGTTACAATTAAAATTAGAGGGAACACCACTTATAAATGTTGGTTTAGGTTCTAGTTATCCAACGTATCAGTTGCCCCCTCAATTTAGAGCATTAATGTCTAATCCTAATTTTAGAAATGCAGTGAGAATTGATTACGACTTGCCTCCTACATTATTGGTAGGACCAAGAAGAACAGGATCAATTACAGGTAACAATCTAAATATTGATCCAAATACAGGTATAATATATGGTCAAGCACCGAGATTAGCCTCATTATCTTTGGCTAGTAGAATTACGTATACTTTAACTTTAGATTTAAATGCACTAACAGCTGGTGGTATTTTACCAGAATCTGATCAACCAGGAAGACATGAATATAACTTTAGATCAGCAGTTGGATCAGGACTTATAAATGTTGATTTATTAGCAAGTAGTGGTGATTCTGATTCAATAATTATTGAAGATGACGCAGATGCAGATGCCGATGCTGACGCCGATGCGGATGCCGACGCTGACTCAGATGCTGACGCAGATGCCGATGCGGATGCTGACGCTGACTCAGATGCAGATAGCGATTCGGATGCAGATCGCGATTCAGATGCAGATAGTGACTCGGACGCAACTTCTAATGTCGATAATGACGCTGGCAGTGGTTATGATTCAGATGCAAATGATAACTTAGTTGATGTTAGTGACTTAGATGGAGATTCTGGTTTAGCTACAAACAATAATGAATATAGCCAAGATCTAAGAAATGTTAATTCGGCTAATAGTAATGTTTCTACTTCTGTTACAAGTACTGACTCAGAAAGTCAAGTTACTGATAGCGAGAAAAATGATGATAAATTACCGGATACGGGAGAAGAAAAATCTAACAATGGTACTTTATTTGCAACATTATTAGCAGGATTGGGATCAATTATCTTATTCAGTAGAAGAAGAAATAAAAAGAAAGAGTAATGATTGCTGATTCTTGATTGAGGCCAGGACAACTTAGTTTGTCCTGGCCTCAATTTTTATTACAATTGAATTTATAGTTACATATAATCTAAACCTATGATTGCTATTATCCATTAAAATTTAGGGGTGTTTATATAATGAAATACACAATAAAAGAAATTTCTAATATTCTTAATTCACCTATACTAGATCCTTCAGGTAAAGAAGAACAAATTATTACTAATTTTGAATATCAAGGTATACATATAAATAATACAGAAACAGCTTTCTTTTTAATTAGTTCAAATTCATGGTCAAAGTTTCTTGGAAGAGAAAGTAAATTAACAGATGGTAATAAACAAATTAATAAAAACATTAAAAATATCGGTCTTATCATAACCGAAGAATACATAGAAGGACTTAATTTCAAAATTCCTCAAATCATAGTTGAAGATAGTATTGAAGCACTACAAACATTGGCTGTAACAATTAGAGACAATTATAAGAATCCGATTGTAGCTATTACAGG encodes:
- a CDS encoding NUDIX hydrolase; this encodes METWDLYDENRQLLNETMTRGNVVPANRYHLVIHVCIINKQGQLLIQKRRDNKQGWPGKWDFSAGGSAVQGDTNRDAAELETYEELGIKLDLSNRRPHFTINFDDGYDDFFIVHQEINIEKLNFPTEEVQEVKWVTKDELLEMIKEGLFIPYRNSLIEFIFEMNIGLGSIRE
- a CDS encoding YSIRK-type signal peptide-containing protein (The YSIRK form of extended signal peptide directs nascent proteins to the cross-wall site, while signal peptides lacking YSIRK direct proteins instead to the cell pole. A large fraction of YSIRK proteins are surface proteins anchored by sortase-mediated processing of a C-terminal LPXTG motif.), translating into MREKRRYSIRKFTVGAGSVLIGLTLYSGLNTVEASENNYETSIKISDNASDDSDDSDQDSDAIQESSLNSEQQQSTLKSTEQDSKVNVTSNNTGNELNESEVQEPTSEQENSNSSNVAEDSSEVINNEEVTNDQGEATYDGQPSQEHPVSNNESKDTNNQNSGETTVDQTEQGTESEESSTDDQNVEDNTKDDIDQSNNGRPPENSENEENATEVDGSENVEDTTSEDKGEITDDVSEADEDSASNSEETSEDDTATKDDLEDNSEKKDSDNAEEPSNEKDTTKDDVDANKDTDKDVASDNEIKEDESEKNTDEKVETSKDESLPKGITNNTQTEASNKRMVSVSPYAAINILGGLDLDASHNDGKLQLKLEGTPLINVGLGSSYPTYQLPPQFRALMSNPNFRNAVRIDYDLPPTLLVGPRRTGSITGNNLNIDPNTGIIYGQAPRLASLSLASRITYTLTLDLNALTAGGILPESDQPGRHEYNFRSAVGSGLINVDLLASSGDSDSIIIEDDADADADADADADADADSDADADADADADADSDADSDSDADRDSDADSDSDATSNVDNDAGSGYDSDANDNLVDVSDLDGDSGLATNNNEYSQDLRNVNSANSNVSTSVTSTDSESQVTDSEKNDDKLPDTGEEKSNNGTLFATLLAGLGSIILFSRRRNKKKE